In Festucalex cinctus isolate MCC-2025b chromosome 1, RoL_Fcin_1.0, whole genome shotgun sequence, the sequence ctcactagACTATATGAATGCATAAATGGCAGTCTTACAGTAAAGAGGCAATTACCATGCATGATGTTGTTAAAGTCTGTTGTCAACACAACATGGCCATGtgggtttacaaaaaaaaacaagattgaaATCCCCACATattacaagcatttttttttttatcatttgaatAACTAAGCATATGCGCTAATTTATCATTAAAGATGTTGATAGGATCCTGGGGTTCTGTCGACACAACTAAtcattatattttatgttttcttttcttttttatatgtattttgacGGTTAAACGTTCCATTATGTTATCAATAGTGTATGTCAAACCATCAATCTTATCACATCTTAGGGCAGggatgtcaaactcatgttagctcaggggccgcatggaggaaaatatattaccaagtgggccgcatcagtaaaatcacggtataaaaacaaaaagaaaaaaacaacaacaacaacaaagggccctcgcaacccgggccacgttggggtactgtcaaatagcacaaggaccatctaaaatgtttttgccaagCCTTGTGCGTGTGCAACGTTtcatcaaaaggccaaagatggtgtgccattcccaaaattaaatcaaaatggcggacttccttttaggtctagcatatggctttataatgctttttttttaggcctTTGGCTGATAGGTATCTGTCCCAAACAACGTGTATGTAGATTAGtccgcgtctatcagctgtatgcgggaCGACGcccagtgatacgaacgaacagaaaagtagtgcccagcggtaatggcgtctgactttttttcagaaaggagtttagtgatgcaaatgtatcactcttttgaacacaaatttgtttttagaagaaaaacactttatttcccCGACccaagccaacttgctggactattttcctctcgtccaacaccggaccagaactcgtgtcacagaacgctgtccgggtaggggtgttaaaaaaaaattgattcggcaatatatcgcgatactacattgcacaattctcgaatcgattcaataggcggccgaatcgatttttaaactaccatttttaatggaaaaatattcaacaaaacgtcttaagcATAGAAGGTGTTATTTTAATgggacattaagccttaatatttgatttcaatgctgttgaacatgaaacagattacaacctgtataagactgaagtttcagataaataaatacattttcatacaaatcttagactgtacaagtttactgattagtattttctaaatttgaatgaaaaaaaatcgcaacaatcgacttataaattcgtatcgggattaatcggtatcgaatcgtgacctgtgaatcgtgatacgaatcgaatcgtcaggtactaggcaattcacacccctgtgTCCGGGGTAAGtcggtgctgatcgcacacactgaaggtgaggatgaaatcgagattcatgtcaaaaaatccaaactatcccttcAAGTTCATTTGGCCAGGTGACAAGTCAGTGTTGCTAACGTGAGTAAAAGCAAAGTAATTGATCGTATTTAGGCTAACATTAATGGCTACACGTCATTATGTTAATGCTGACTGCATTTTTCGGAGCTTATTGAAATATTTCTCAAAGAAGAGAAAGAATGATCAAGATGATGCTGATCAGGTACCATTTGCTATTTAGTGAATCAAATGatgatagattaaaaaaaaaaaaaaaaaaaaattcacacttgGTTAACTAACGCTCATGTTTTATGAAATCATAGAAGGCAAATGACATTAAACAGGGAGCAGTGGGACAAAATGAAGGAGCGTAACAGATAAGCGTATTGGAGATAAACCAGGAAGGAAACACAGGCAATCAGGCTGggaccacaaacaaaccctaagAAGCATCTTAGTTAGTCGAGGCGTATCGGAGTTCGTCAGCAGGAAGTGAGCGTGCGGAACCGAACTATTGGTTCCGGGCCTCCCGGCAACATCCAGGTgccacaaatatgttttttaaatcattaataTAGCTTTGACGCATGCCTTTTTGCGTCGACCACTTTTTCCGGTCGAACActaaaaaatgctaaaatgctaaaaataaataaataaacatataaaatcaatcaatccatcaatcaatcaatgccaatgctataaataaataaatacataaatacataaatacataaataaataatgccataaaataaaaaaaaatcaatgccaACGCTAAATGTAGCCGACTGTCGCAGCATCCTCGTTTGCATGCAAATCAAGACAGTCCGGAGCACAGACTTGACATTGTGGAATCAAATTGATTTGCTGGGTTCAGAGAGTCGAGATTGTCGCATCTTAAAAGTGGACACAGGCTCGTGCGGTTCCCGTCGGAGGGTGTCCATTTTAGATCTAATCCTGTGCACGGTTGAGTCGCtgtcttaaattttttttttccccgatggtTCGGTTCAAGTCGGGTTCTGACGCATAGCACCGTGTGCGGTGGGCCCAAATCAAGGTGCCACTGTAGAACCAATCATGCACAACATCAAGACGCGCTTGAGATTTGACTTAACCAAATGTGTATTTGTCCTTTTGTGCCCTGCAGACGTTGGTGAAAAATGTCTTCGTCCTGAGCAGCAGGAACTGAAGTCTCCTCAtgttaaagaggaagaggaggaagagcatgcttacattaaagaggaggaaaaccccgttcgtgtcaaagaggaggaggttgaggatgatgtcaccaagtcaccactgacctttgcccctttaaagagtgaagatgacgaTAACGGTGAGCGTGAGGAggacagaggggcggagcctccaagcagcagctcaactcaACACATGAAGACAGAAGGTGATGCAGACCAGTGGGGACCACCACAAGCACAAAGTGATTGCATAAGGTCACAGTCTTCTGACACTgatactgatgatgatgatgatgatgatgatgatgaatacgCGAAAGATCATGCTGACAACAACCGGTgggaatgttctcagtgtgggaaaacattcagttcaaaagggagtttgaaagttcacttgagaaaacacacaggagagaaacctttttcctgctcagactgtggcaaaagcttctctcagaaatcacatttaacaagacacacaaaaacacacactggagaaaagccttttgcctgcccagactgtggcaaacgcTTCTATGACAAGAAACATTTAATGagtcacacaagaacacacactggagagaaacctttttcctgctcagactgtggcaaaagcttctctgatcATGGAAATCTCTCGAGACACAAAAGAACACACgccggagagaaacctttttcctgctcagactgtggcagcAGCTTCTCTCAGAAATCTCATTTAACAAGCCATGCAAGAACACACAGTGGTGAAaagccttttgcctgcccagactgtggcaaactCTTCTATGACATGAAACATTTAATGTGtcacaaaagaacacacactggagaaaaacctttttcctgctcagactgtggcaaaaggttCTCTCACAAGGGAACTTTAACAAgtcatacaagaacacacactggagagaaaccttttgcctgcccagactgtggccaaACCTTCTATGACAAGAAacgtttaaaaatacacacacaaaaacatacagGAGAGAAACCTGTTGCTTGCCCAGTCTGTGGCAAACGCTTCTCCTATACgtcagatttaacaaaacacacaagaacacacactggagaaaaacctttttcctgctcagactgtggcaaaagcttctccgaCAAcggaaattttaaaaaacacacaagaacacacacgggagagaaacctttttcctgctcagactgtggcaaaagcttctttcataagtcagatttaacaaaacacataagaacacacactggagaaaaaccttttgcctgcccagattGTGGCAAAGGCTTTTCtgtaaagtcacatttaacaatacacacaagaacacacactggagaaaaaccttttgcctgcccagactgtggcaaaagcttctatgacaagaaccatttaaaaaaacacacacaaacacacactggagagaaaccttttgcgtgcccagactgtggcaaacgcTTCTCTTATACgtcagatttaacaaaacacacaagaacacacactggagaaaaaccttttacctgcccagactgtggcaaaagcttctccgacaagggaaatttaaaaaaacacacaagaacacacactgggcaGTTTTTGTGCTAAAAGTTTCTCTTGCTGAGAGACGCGAGTGTGCTGGTGACAATAGCAGCGGTCTTTGAAGATTTAAAGAAGTGAAGGGAGTGAGTCTTGTGCTATGCTGTAAAAGTGTAAATGATTTTGAATAAAATAGAGTGATCCCCCgctgattttgaaaatgttcataCTTAGAAATGAATGAAGTCTGTGATTTTTATGGTGAATTTAATTTAACAGTGATCGAGAGGAATATCAGGAAAAAATGGGAAGAATGACAATGTATattcttttagtaattttggaagctatttttgtttgctttgtttctgAATGTGGTTCATGGTTGTGTTTGTGGATGTTTGTCggtgttgtgtatttgcttgtgtgtgacatagaaataaagccaccttgctTTGCTTTGCCATTATTCTAAATCAGCGTCAAGAATACCTTCAGGGACACGCAAAGCCATCTGGGATTCAAATTTTTTGTTGAACAGTGTCGTCACGAAAATGATTGACGCAGGTAAGGAATTgaaagttttgtttaaaaattctttaaaaaataataataaaaaaaactgctgggAGCTTCCAGGATCATCAAcaagtgttaagctaaattaaaaactacgcaagtaa encodes:
- the LOC144013635 gene encoding uncharacterized protein LOC144013635, encoding MDARTTPKYEEDLFGVKEENEQHLEQLNDVGEQPRIVLHAADVGEKCLRPEQQELKSPHVKEEEEEEHAYIKEEENPVRVKEEEVEDDVTKSPLTFAPLKSEDDDNGEREEDRGAEPPSSSSTQHMKTEGDADQWGPPQAQSDCIRSQSSDTDTDDDDDDDDDEYAKDHADNNRWECSQCGKTFSSKGSLKVHLRKHTGEKPFSCSDCGKSFSQKSHLTRHTKTHTGEKPFACPDCGKRFYDKKHLMSHTRTHTGEKPFSCSDCGKSFSDHGNLSRHKRTHAGEKPFSCSDCGSSFSQKSHLTSHARTHSGEKPFACPDCGKLFYDMKHLMCHKRTHTGEKPFSCSDCGKRFSHKGTLTSHTRTHTGEKPFACPDCGQTFYDKKRLKIHTQKHTGEKPVACPVCGKRFSYTSDLTKHTRTHTGEKPFSCSDCGKSFSDNGNFKKHTRTHTGEKPFSCSDCGKSFFHKSDLTKHIRTHTGEKPFACPDCGKGFSVKSHLTIHTRTHTGEKPFACPDCGKSFYDKNHLKKHTQTHTGEKPFACPDCGKRFSYTSDLTKHTRTHTGEKPFTCPDCGKSFSDKGNLKKHTRTHTGQFLC